The following is a genomic window from Adhaeribacter radiodurans.
TAGTAAGTTAAATATTTAACAATTAAACCAATGGTTCATCGACCATGGACCGTAGACTAACGTTATGAAAGGTATTATCCTGGCCGGTGGTTCCGGTACCCGACTGCATCCGCTAACCCTGGCGGTAAGCAAGCAATTAATGCCGGTTTACGACAAGCCGATGATTTATTATCCGCTCTCTATTTTGATGATGGCGGGAATCCGGGATATTTTACTAATTACTACCCCGCACGATAATCCTTTATTTAAAAAATTACTGGGCGATGGTCAAGAATTAGGTTGTAACTTCCAGTATGCCATTCAAGAAGAACCAAACGGATTAGCTCAAGCTTTTGTAATAGGTGCCGATTTTATTGGGAATGATAAAGTTGCTTTAGTGCTGGGAGATAATATTTTTTACGGCGCTGGCTTGAGTGAATTACTGCAAAGTAACAACGACCCGGACGGGGGCGTGGTGTATGCTTACCACGTAGGAGACCCGGAACGCTACGGCGTGGTAGAATTCGATGATAACAACAAGGTGATTTCTATTGAAGAAAAACCGAAGCAACCAAAATCAAACTACGCCGTTCCCGGCTTGTATTTCTATGACAACAACGTTATTCAAATTGCCCGCGATCTAAAACCAAGTCCCCGGGGCGAGTACGAAATTACCGATGTTAACCAGGAATATTTGCGGAGAGGTAAGTTAAAAGTAGGGATTCTGGGCCGCGGAACGGCCTGGCTCGATACCGGTACGTTTGATTCGTTAATGCAGGCCGCTACTTTTGTACAAGTAATTGAAGAACGCCAAGGCCTAAAAATCGGTTGTATTGAAGAAATTGCTTATCGTATGGGCTTTATTAATGCCGAACAACTCCAAAAAATTGCCGCCCCATTGGTAAAAAGCGGCTACGGCAAGTACTTGATGAAGTTACCTAACGAGAAGGTTCTGGAGCGCAGCTAATCGCAGATTACCACGAATTATTGGATTTAACGGATTCTATTTCTATCCGGTAATACACCCACTATGGCGCGGAAGTTACTTCCGTGCCTTTTCTTTTTGTTCAAAGTTACAATCGCTTTTACTAAGAAGCTTGTGTAAGGCACGGAAGTAACTTCCGCGACATAGTGAACAGAATAGCGGCATCGCCTTCCCTGTTTTAGCTTACCTTAATAGACAGAGAATTACTTCTCAGCTTCGTACTTTTCTTTAAATTTCTGGTATAAAGCTTTTTGCTTATCCGTAAGGTTGATTTTACGGCCTTGAATATAGGCGGCGGTAACATTATTGGTGCGCATATCCAGTAAGTCGCCGGCCGAAATAACCAAGTTCGCATCTTTGCCTGCTGCTATAGTGCCTGTTTGCTGGTCAACCCCTAGAATTTTAGCGGTATTTGCTGTAACTGCCGATAGGGCTTGTTCTTTGGTAAGTCCGTAAGCTACCGCTGTACCGGCAATAAAAGGTAAATTGCGGTGCCCGTGTAAGGCTCCATCGTATTGCAAACAGTACAAA
Proteins encoded in this region:
- the rfbA gene encoding glucose-1-phosphate thymidylyltransferase RfbA; amino-acid sequence: MKGIILAGGSGTRLHPLTLAVSKQLMPVYDKPMIYYPLSILMMAGIRDILLITTPHDNPLFKKLLGDGQELGCNFQYAIQEEPNGLAQAFVIGADFIGNDKVALVLGDNIFYGAGLSELLQSNNDPDGGVVYAYHVGDPERYGVVEFDDNNKVISIEEKPKQPKSNYAVPGLYFYDNNVIQIARDLKPSPRGEYEITDVNQEYLRRGKLKVGILGRGTAWLDTGTFDSLMQAATFVQVIEERQGLKIGCIEEIAYRMGFINAEQLQKIAAPLVKSGYGKYLMKLPNEKVLERS